A stretch of Sinimarinibacterium sp. NLF-5-8 DNA encodes these proteins:
- a CDS encoding HTTM domain-containing protein, which produces MQTSPRWSRLSEVFGIDLRTLALFRVALGSVLFCNLLLALTQAGALYTDAGVMPRSWLLDSDVGPRLSLYLISGSAWFVYALLGVQTVLAAMLTLGWHTRRVTILSFVLWASLLNRNYMVLIGGDILIACLLFWAMFLPLGARFSVDAAIAQNPPPERHLHLSWATVGLLMQVMSVYFYSAILKHSPEWVPDYSAVYYALSLDRHVLPFGTWLNQFFALTQALSFFVWWLELLGPVLMFTPLFLRPIRLVLMLLFMAMHIGFLLCLELGHFPYVSLASLTVFLGGWFWDGLRARHLRKQPAPPKIYYDIDCGFCLKSCRLFQQFLILPDSPITPAQQNPRADTLMKANYSWVVIDSDDSAYLKWQAFTILIRRSPLWFWLWPLLRARALDRPGNIAYDFVARHRGTFGRISGFLLPARTIQWTLGRLGNSLAAVMVALVLIWNLHTIGMPPQASYAALTPVFRTLRIDQYWNMFAPHPDKEDGWLAISGLQIDGTPVDVLHPDRAGAARLDKPAVYSQTHGNIRWLTYRTRIWQAAYSGNRLYYGRYLCRQWNANQTGDARLSTFKMIYMLEYTPPPGHPAHVEQQVIWTHDCLN; this is translated from the coding sequence ATGCAAACCTCACCCCGCTGGTCGCGTCTTTCTGAAGTTTTTGGCATTGACCTTCGTACCCTGGCGCTGTTCCGCGTCGCTCTGGGCAGCGTGCTGTTTTGCAACCTGCTGCTGGCACTGACCCAGGCCGGCGCCCTGTATACCGATGCCGGGGTGATGCCGCGCAGTTGGCTGCTCGATTCCGATGTCGGCCCGCGCCTGTCGCTGTATCTGATCAGCGGCAGCGCTTGGTTTGTTTACGCCCTGCTCGGTGTGCAAACCGTCCTGGCCGCCATGCTCACGCTGGGCTGGCACACTCGCCGCGTCACGATTTTGTCGTTTGTGTTGTGGGCTTCGCTGCTGAATCGAAACTACATGGTGCTGATCGGTGGCGACATTCTCATTGCTTGCCTGTTGTTCTGGGCCATGTTCTTGCCGCTGGGCGCGCGCTTTTCGGTGGATGCCGCAATCGCCCAGAATCCGCCACCCGAGCGCCATTTGCATCTGTCCTGGGCCACGGTCGGCCTGCTGATGCAGGTCATGTCGGTTTATTTTTACAGCGCCATCCTCAAGCACAGCCCCGAATGGGTGCCCGACTACAGCGCCGTTTATTACGCCCTGTCGCTGGATCGCCATGTCTTGCCGTTCGGCACCTGGCTCAATCAGTTTTTTGCGCTGACCCAGGCCTTGAGCTTTTTTGTCTGGTGGCTGGAGCTGCTCGGGCCTGTCCTGATGTTCACGCCCCTGTTTCTGCGCCCCATCCGCCTGGTGCTGATGCTGCTGTTCATGGCCATGCACATCGGTTTTTTGCTGTGTCTGGAACTGGGGCATTTCCCCTACGTCAGCCTCGCATCGCTGACGGTGTTTCTGGGCGGCTGGTTCTGGGATGGCCTGCGCGCGCGCCATCTGCGCAAACAACCCGCGCCGCCCAAGATTTATTACGACATCGACTGCGGTTTTTGCCTCAAGTCCTGCCGTCTGTTTCAACAGTTTCTGATCCTGCCCGACAGTCCGATCACCCCCGCCCAGCAAAATCCGCGCGCGGATACCCTGATGAAGGCCAACTACTCCTGGGTCGTCATCGACAGCGATGACAGCGCCTACCTCAAATGGCAGGCCTTCACCATCCTGATTCGCCGTTCGCCGCTCTGGTTCTGGCTGTGGCCGCTGCTGCGCGCGCGCGCGCTCGACCGCCCCGGCAATATCGCTTACGACTTCGTTGCCCGGCATCGCGGCACCTTTGGTCGCATCAGCGGATTTTTGCTGCCTGCGCGAACGATCCAATGGACTCTGGGTCGTCTCGGCAACAGCCTCGCCGCCGTGATGGTGGCGCTGGTGCTGATCTGGAACCTGCACACCATCGGCATGCCACCGCAGGCCAGCTACGCCGCCCTCACCCCTGTTTTCAGAACCCTGCGCATTGACCAATACTGGAACATGTTTGCACCGCACCCCGACAAAGAGGACGGCTGGCTTGCCATCAGCGGCCTACAGATCGACGGCACCCCTGTCGATGTGCTCCATCCCGATCGCGCGGGCGCCGCCCGCCTGGACAAACCGGCGGTCTACTCCCAAACCCACGGCAACATCCGCTGGCTCACCTATCGCACCCGCATCTGGCAAGCCGCCTACAGCGGCAACCGCCTGTATTACGGGCGCTATCTGTGCCGCCAATGGAATGCCAACCAGACCGGCGATGCGCGCCTGAGCACCTTCAAAATGATTTACATGCTCGAATACACCCCGCCGCCGGGGCACCCCGCCCACGTCGAACAGCAGGTGATCTGGACGCATGACTGTTTAAATTAA
- a CDS encoding alpha/beta hydrolase, protein MTLSIPAPGITAPLLIDAPSGQIEALWSAPRQCAQPPAVAVVCHPHPLRGGAMTNKVTWALANAAQKAGMHALRFNFRGVGKSSGEHAQGIGETDDVVWLAQWMQAQVPGARVALMGFSFGGWVSIQAAARVQPFVQVSVAPPFYKYVPATAPLPQRPSCPWMVIHGDADEIVDFAQTRAAVDHYQPAVVWVTVEGAGHFFHGRLTELDHHIAPFLRAQLSI, encoded by the coding sequence ATGACTCTGTCCATTCCCGCGCCGGGCATCACGGCACCGCTGCTGATTGATGCGCCTTCGGGGCAGATCGAAGCGCTGTGGAGCGCGCCCCGGCAGTGCGCGCAGCCGCCGGCGGTGGCGGTGGTGTGCCATCCGCACCCGTTGCGTGGCGGCGCGATGACCAACAAGGTGACCTGGGCGCTGGCCAATGCTGCGCAAAAAGCAGGCATGCACGCGCTGCGCTTCAACTTCAGGGGCGTGGGCAAAAGCAGCGGCGAACACGCGCAAGGCATCGGCGAGACCGATGATGTGGTGTGGCTGGCGCAGTGGATGCAGGCGCAGGTGCCGGGCGCGCGCGTGGCGCTGATGGGGTTCTCATTCGGCGGCTGGGTCAGCATCCAGGCAGCCGCGCGCGTGCAGCCGTTTGTCCAGGTCAGTGTTGCGCCGCCGTTTTACAAATATGTGCCGGCGACAGCACCACTGCCGCAGCGCCCATCGTGTCCGTGGATGGTGATTCATGGCGATGCCGATGAGATCGTCGATTTTGCCCAGACCCGGGCGGCCGTCGATCACTATCAACCTGCGGTGGTATGGGTCACGGTGGAAGGCGCCGGGCACTTTTTTCATGGGCGGTTGACCGAGCTTGATCACCACATCGCCCCTTTTTTGCGCGCGCAGCTTTCGATTTAA
- a CDS encoding TerB family tellurite resistance protein — MFEKITQWLSTAPAPADPVQARQLAMAVLLVEVGRADFDFDADERAQMQRLLIDGLHLSPEDARALLDQAVAESGAAVSLHGFIATLNAQLDADGKRRLLQALWQVAYADGQLSPQEEARIRQLAELLYVSDADFVRTRLRIVAQASDNITTASAV, encoded by the coding sequence ATGTTTGAAAAAATCACCCAATGGCTGAGCACCGCGCCTGCGCCGGCAGACCCGGTGCAGGCGCGGCAGCTGGCAATGGCGGTGTTGCTGGTGGAGGTGGGCCGCGCCGATTTCGACTTTGACGCCGACGAGCGTGCGCAAATGCAGCGGTTGTTGATCGACGGCCTGCATCTGTCCCCGGAGGATGCGCGCGCGCTGCTCGATCAAGCGGTGGCCGAATCGGGTGCAGCGGTTTCATTGCACGGCTTCATCGCCACCCTGAATGCGCAATTGGATGCCGATGGCAAGCGCCGCCTGTTGCAGGCACTGTGGCAGGTGGCCTACGCCGACGGACAGTTGAGCCCCCAGGAAGAAGCGCGAATCCGGCAGCTGGCCGAATTGCTCTATGTCTCCGATGCTGATTTTGTGCGCACGCGATTGCGTATTGTGGCACAAGCCAGCGACAACATCACCACTGCTTCGGCAGTCTGA
- a CDS encoding DUF1134 domain-containing protein: MLMCKLSKYRSARAAVVAAALLVTGSGASAQDDGDDSTRQPVTQTRSTYSADEVAREAASFFGENSESLAKAIERTFSDQGRPTAYIYGTESGGAFVVGLRYGQGTLQFKDGRRQPVFWQGPSLGWDFGGNTAKVFTLVYNLDEPAPLFQRYPAVDGSLYVVAGISMNYQRNADVVLAPIRMGVGLRAGASLGYIHYTSQHSWIPF, encoded by the coding sequence ATGTTGATGTGCAAACTGTCGAAATACCGGAGCGCGCGCGCAGCGGTTGTTGCTGCTGCACTGCTGGTGACCGGATCTGGTGCTTCGGCGCAGGATGATGGCGATGATTCCACCCGCCAGCCCGTCACCCAGACCCGCAGCACTTATTCGGCCGATGAGGTGGCGCGCGAGGCCGCCAGTTTTTTTGGCGAAAACAGCGAAAGCCTGGCCAAGGCCATCGAGCGCACATTTTCCGATCAGGGTCGTCCCACTGCCTATATTTACGGGACTGAAAGCGGCGGCGCCTTTGTCGTCGGATTGCGCTACGGCCAAGGCACGCTGCAATTCAAGGATGGGCGTCGCCAGCCGGTGTTCTGGCAAGGTCCCAGCCTGGGCTGGGACTTTGGCGGCAACACCGCCAAGGTTTTTACCCTGGTCTACAACCTCGATGAACCGGCGCCGCTGTTTCAGCGATACCCGGCCGTTGACGGCAGTCTGTATGTGGTGGCGGGCATCAGCATGAATTATCAACGCAATGCCGATGTGGTGCTGGCACCGATCCGCATGGGTGTGGGGCTGCGCGCCGGGGCGAGTCTGGGGTATATCCACTACACTTCGCAGCATTCGTGGATTCCGTTTTGA
- a CDS encoding Bax inhibitor-1/YccA family protein, whose product MSWNDNMRPVPVRDQAGYQPGLARPQASVLATNKVLRNTYMLLSMTLLFSAAMAGVSMWVGAPYGASLLCSLVALGLLWFVVPRTAQSEAGIWVVFAVTGLLGFGLGPVLNMYLKGFANGSQIVLMAFGMTGTIFVGLSAYAIKTQRDFSFMRGFLFTGIMLAFVASIGMLVASFFGVYFQPLALGISAMFSLLMCGMILYQTGEIINGGETNYILATVSLYVAIYNLFTSLLHLLGFAAGED is encoded by the coding sequence ATGAGTTGGAACGACAACATGCGGCCGGTGCCGGTGCGTGACCAGGCCGGTTATCAACCCGGTCTGGCGCGCCCGCAGGCATCGGTACTGGCCACCAACAAGGTGCTGCGCAATACCTACATGCTGCTGTCGATGACGTTGCTGTTCAGTGCGGCGATGGCAGGGGTTTCGATGTGGGTTGGTGCCCCCTATGGCGCGAGCCTGCTGTGCTCGCTGGTGGCGCTTGGCTTGCTGTGGTTTGTGGTGCCGCGCACCGCACAATCCGAAGCCGGCATCTGGGTGGTCTTTGCCGTTACCGGACTGCTCGGCTTTGGTCTGGGGCCGGTGCTGAACATGTATCTCAAGGGTTTTGCCAACGGCTCTCAGATTGTATTGATGGCGTTTGGCATGACCGGCACGATCTTCGTCGGCCTGTCTGCGTATGCGATCAAGACCCAGCGTGATTTCAGCTTTATGCGCGGCTTTTTGTTCACCGGCATCATGCTGGCGTTCGTGGCCAGCATCGGCATGTTGGTGGCCTCGTTTTTCGGGGTGTACTTTCAGCCGCTGGCGCTGGGGATCTCGGCGATGTTCTCGCTGCTGATGTGCGGGATGATCCTGTATCAGACCGGTGAGATCATCAACGGTGGCGAAACCAACTACATCCTGGCAACGGTTTCGCTGTATGTGGCCATCTACAACCTGTTTACCAGCCTGTTGCATCTGCTCGGGTTTGCCGCAGGCGAGGATTGA
- the rpoH gene encoding RNA polymerase sigma factor RpoH, producing MLEMTTTTAVTLHNNMPLMPLTGSLDAYIASVNQIPALDAEAEKELAEKLHTQQDLGAAQQLVLHNLRHVVHIARGYLGYGLPLADLIQEGNIGLMKAVKRFDPNVGVRLISFAVHWIKSEIHEFVLKNWRIVKIATTKAQRKLFFNLRSSKKSLGWLNPEQAQAIADDLNVKPEEVFQMEARLSGGDVSFSASPGDDDDAYMPEDYLADGHDSIAQVEETQWQEQRETQMLQALHALDQRSRDILQRRWLHEGEKTGLQELADEYGVSAERIRQIEVAAMKKMRKAIEAEA from the coding sequence ATGCTTGAGATGACCACAACCACTGCCGTGACCCTGCACAACAACATGCCGCTGATGCCGCTGACAGGCAGCCTGGATGCCTATATCGCCAGCGTGAATCAAATCCCGGCGCTGGATGCCGAGGCAGAAAAAGAGCTGGCTGAAAAGCTTCACACCCAGCAGGATCTGGGCGCAGCACAGCAGCTGGTTCTGCACAATCTGCGTCATGTGGTGCACATTGCGCGCGGCTATCTCGGCTATGGCCTGCCGCTGGCCGACCTGATCCAGGAAGGCAACATCGGCCTGATGAAGGCCGTCAAGCGCTTTGATCCGAATGTCGGCGTGCGCCTGATCTCGTTTGCCGTGCACTGGATCAAGTCGGAAATCCATGAATTTGTGCTGAAGAACTGGCGCATCGTCAAGATTGCCACCACCAAGGCACAGCGCAAGCTGTTCTTCAACCTGCGCTCATCCAAGAAAAGCCTGGGCTGGCTCAACCCCGAACAGGCGCAGGCGATTGCCGACGATCTGAACGTCAAACCCGAAGAAGTGTTTCAGATGGAAGCACGTCTGAGCGGTGGCGATGTGTCGTTCAGCGCCTCGCCCGGCGACGATGACGATGCCTACATGCCCGAGGATTATCTGGCCGACGGACACGACAGCATCGCCCAGGTCGAAGAAACCCAGTGGCAGGAACAGCGCGAAACGCAGATGCTCCAGGCGCTGCATGCACTCGACCAGCGCTCACGCGATATCCTGCAACGGCGCTGGCTGCACGAGGGGGAAAAAACCGGCCTTCAGGAGTTGGCAGACGAGTACGGCGTCTCGGCCGAACGCATCCGCCAGATTGAAGTCGCCGCCATGAAGAAAATGCGCAAGGCGATCGAAGCCGAAGCCTGA
- the ftsX gene encoding permease-like cell division protein FtsX has protein sequence MALVEIGLERPNLLARWGQEHLRVLLFSLGKLTRTPVAASLTALVIGISLAMPAALYVAVRNLSTIGYSWQDSLQISLFLKDTVSAERGAVLAREVGNDPNVGSTQYISRDQSLAEFRERSGFGEALNVLQDNPLPAVIAINPGRNAEKQQVQQLLERLSRLPEVDVAKLDQQWMERLYAILAMADRAVGFITLLLALSVMVIIGNTIRLDIEARREEIEVMKLIGAPDSFIRRPFLYSGFWFGFGGGILAWILVSIGTLLLRGPASNLAQLYDSQYQLSGLGFGDGLTLILAGIILGWAGALISVWRRLMQIAPR, from the coding sequence ATGGCCTTGGTTGAAATCGGGCTGGAACGCCCCAATCTGCTGGCCCGCTGGGGGCAGGAACATCTGCGCGTCCTGCTGTTTTCCCTGGGCAAGCTCACCCGCACGCCGGTGGCCGCCAGCCTGACGGCACTGGTGATCGGCATTTCCCTGGCCATGCCTGCGGCGCTGTACGTTGCCGTTCGCAATCTCTCCACCATCGGTTATTCGTGGCAGGACAGCCTGCAAATTTCCCTGTTTCTCAAGGATACGGTCAGCGCCGAGCGCGGCGCGGTTCTCGCCCGGGAGGTCGGCAACGATCCCAATGTCGGCAGCACCCAGTACATTTCCCGCGACCAGTCCCTGGCCGAGTTTCGCGAACGTTCCGGCTTTGGCGAAGCCCTGAACGTATTGCAGGACAACCCGTTGCCCGCCGTCATCGCCATCAACCCCGGACGCAACGCCGAAAAGCAACAGGTCCAGCAACTGCTCGAACGCCTGTCACGGCTGCCGGAAGTTGATGTGGCCAAGCTCGACCAGCAATGGATGGAGCGTCTGTACGCCATCCTCGCCATGGCCGATCGCGCGGTGGGCTTCATCACGCTGCTGCTGGCGCTGTCGGTGATGGTGATCATCGGCAACACCATTCGCCTGGATATCGAAGCCCGCCGCGAAGAAATCGAAGTCATGAAGCTCATCGGCGCCCCCGACAGTTTCATTCGCCGCCCGTTTCTCTACAGCGGCTTCTGGTTTGGCTTTGGCGGCGGCATCCTCGCCTGGATTCTGGTCAGTATCGGCACGCTGCTGCTGCGCGGCCCCGCCAGCAATCTCGCCCAGCTCTATGACAGCCAGTATCAGCTCAGCGGCCTCGGCTTTGGCGACGGTCTGACCCTGATCCTCGCCGGGATCATTCTCGGCTGGGCCGGCGCCCTGATCTCTGTCTGGCGGCGCCTGATGCAGATCGCCCCACGCTAA
- the ftsE gene encoding cell division ATP-binding protein FtsE yields the protein MSLIDRDMPELIRFDRVGYRYENGRDALASISFSVGQGEMLYITGPSGAGKTTLLRLIAALSRSSRGSLTVMGQNLATLKPRKIPEFRQKIGLVFQNFNLLNDRTVFDNVALPLVIRGYAYSDIGRRVRGALDTVGLLSRERALPLTLSGGEQQRVGIARAIVTKPALILADEPTGNLDPEMAMDIMRNFQRFNDHGVTILIATHAIDLVQALPHRIIHLENGQITDKRPTAASALGMTLAGEPFHGLG from the coding sequence ATGAGCCTGATCGACCGCGACATGCCCGAGCTGATCCGCTTCGACCGTGTCGGCTACCGCTATGAAAATGGCCGCGACGCGCTGGCCAGCATCAGCTTTTCGGTCGGACAGGGTGAGATGCTCTACATCACCGGCCCCAGCGGCGCCGGCAAGACCACTTTGCTGCGCCTGATTGCCGCACTGTCACGCAGCAGCCGTGGCTCCCTGACCGTGATGGGACAAAACCTGGCCACGCTCAAGCCACGCAAGATTCCCGAGTTCCGGCAAAAAATCGGCCTGGTGTTTCAAAACTTCAATTTGCTCAACGACCGCACGGTGTTCGACAACGTCGCCCTGCCGCTGGTGATTCGCGGCTACGCCTACAGCGATATTGGCCGCCGGGTGCGCGGCGCGCTGGACACCGTCGGCCTGCTCAGCCGCGAACGCGCGCTGCCGCTGACCCTGTCGGGCGGCGAACAGCAGCGTGTCGGCATCGCGCGCGCAATCGTCACCAAACCGGCATTGATCCTTGCCGATGAGCCAACCGGCAACCTCGACCCGGAAATGGCGATGGACATCATGCGCAACTTCCAGCGCTTCAACGATCACGGCGTCACCATCCTGATCGCCACCCACGCCATTGACCTGGTGCAGGCCTTGCCTCATCGCATCATCCACCTCGAAAACGGCCAGATCACCGATAAACGCCCCACGGCGGCTTCCGCCCTGGGGATGACGCTGGCCGGGGAGCCTTTTCATGGCCTTGGTTGA